The Oreochromis niloticus isolate F11D_XX linkage group LG15, O_niloticus_UMD_NMBU, whole genome shotgun sequence genome includes a region encoding these proteins:
- the tdrd15 gene encoding tudor domain-containing protein 15 isoform X2, translating into MQSTLGSDLERSQDSSPSALWPVDLKLTHLDWSPEAILIHFQGQYRTICELDYSILQGEIQNVPKTKAEVDIGEFCLVEDFTSARWYRGRVQKRRDDFFDVFLIDHGNVLTVSATNVSSCSNDLFILPPKIVCGFLANVLLLQSCSHSVVEEYFSSLIGRNINGYVQALLPHKVLLLEAPDINTGLVTHGFGRYVDTDTFLFLVEMLTELPLKQNIEPVPDLLIEKPRGQEVCFKPSGLQGYEDILSLYGPALRCGTRAKVRVTAAVSPGLFYCQMANVESELWEMSKKLAASCECRPKESYQMTPENLGLLSSAKSKDGRWYRGLVQFLPGSSWVRVFFVDYGFFESVTVENIHRLAPELYSTPIMTFPCSLACLTDEDKAIKTQQLCLLKSGLLGGLLHVEITTYDEEHRVYCVTIISAEDEGVEEPEPVRTCPVMKVESVSEAEEQGGSLYHETIMGETLGQTLKVEEVQVDSVFVGYVEHVQNPNHFWIRTQKRNEEFEEMMSKMAEHFQHVKLDEDVLLNPKLGTLCCAVYEGDMHFYRGVVTDTLKHGAEVLFIDFGNIEKVPHMLIKNIPESFACKAAFAICCTLSNVFPVEDIWTSSASDSFRRAVSNKALLVHVVQMRKNKFVVDLFEMGSGNNQSITELLVSSNQAEYIPKGHLAQKTTEKTRCPQSNVKTNITEDKGQWKDCKEEEKALKNEPEKGQPLSSIKPLNIKPGCELTVHCSYISSPSDLWCQPQDMVPALDELMDKIQQYYSTHWVPLESGDSCCIAKSPQDGRWYRALITAKQRGNATVTLVDYGNTVQVSEHILQAIMPEFIYLEGQAFRCSLYNLIEPADPKNSGNWSPEGCRLLKDFVFSSIGALKCKVVSQLYVKNKGLCNVVDLYNSQTQQSVADTFTEQGLATQVTASTRQQQEVFPESFIYSSHDLHPGNEEQMYVTYVNSQWEVYCHLERNTDIIVELEKKISEESKHMMQVDTRAVVSKLCLAKYFDGKWYRGVVHPVHSPLHFSVFFVDYGNTNISEKTKVMFIPRDSSDLLYTPMQAVRCCLHSVSKKEVYADVKEWLSSAVLNKQVKAVILGKNEDGSFDVELFDGDMNINEKVKELILSLSCKPKTAVGFEMIERKRKTSCKRDTKSSFKSKSHPKVYSNLSTLSTVHRGTKKRENTKSLVGGRTQNNNTIVRTQNEGTLNTRASVKSQNNQVKQQRQEQKQARQKEAKEMPQLLPDKKICAGFRAKCFVSHADSIYSFFLQLSEDEPAILEMGEALNSGTLRESLKMPTTIRINDIVLAEFEEDGALYRSVVKNFVGNSCFKVEFVDYGNSAVVEKKKIYSIPKEHLSHPRFSIPCSLLDPSTFRNDASFTDAVMEKPLMVEFIKQYGTKWDIKIKVLDGEVGLNAGPVTEREGESPNSEANEKLRSHKQNNQRDEACKNEIRSERTTTTVKGETFTPKPPSVKMLVMMRMKTRRRRRVRVKSSKSKSTKRFGDASFTPSIQARDSENGMLLSVQSNGCFYVRVVRTSDCLTALESHIADSLVKCKMVAREDIKQGLKCLVQVQKDNKWHRAIVQHLNDENVNVFLVDHGITVEIPIGSIRQQCSDLLKFPNLAVLCKMNNLGFSEKDDDYRHWCETLKPMIGKEVKLIFVRYSEADSLWMVEIIINKLFLGLHQVVSLQQNEEKIPPPGVSQNGGTEKAPTLDTSPPQQLAFAPVEIDISYSGFAAAIKTPSDFCVSLEDLLRVTNKVSAELDDLPSQLIPLPEDHIAPGTCCLLKSDSRKKWCRAEIVHVNTTVVLNLVDYGHYEYMPYDNCSNLKKLPAKITTLPKVTYSCILRGVKPAGLDDQWSDEAVIFFQESLYKKNLQIYFRELVSNRQWKVEILVDGVHVAKELVDAGHASYVDVMLGLRFLILDSEEQCGPEELPVVKLELLNKQNV; encoded by the exons ATGCAGTCCACACTGGGATCTGATCTTGAAAG GTCTCAAGATTCATCCCCGTCGGCCCTTTGGCCAGTGGACCTCAAGTTAACTCACTTGGACTGGAGCCCTGAAGCAATCCTGATACACTTCCAGGGACAGTACCGTACCATATGTGAACTTGACTACAGTATCTTGCAGGGAGAAATACAGAATGTACCAAAGACTAAAGCTGAAGTGGATATCGGAGAGTTTTGCCTCGTGGAAGATTTTACTTCAGCTCGCTGGTACAGAGGAAGAGTTCAGAAACGACGGGACGACTTCTTTGATGTTTTCCTCATTGATCACGGTAACGTGTTGACTGTCAGTGCCACAAACGTTTCATCCTGTTCAAATGACCTGTTCATCCTGCCTCCGAAAATAGTTTGCGGTTTTCTTGCTAATGTGCTGCTTCTTCAGAGTTGTTCTCACTCTGTGGTCGAGGAGTATTTCTCAAGCCTGATCGGCAGAAATATCAACGGTTACGTTCAAGCACTGCTTCCCCACAAAGTCCTCCTACTAGAAGCCCCTGACATCAACACCGGCTTAGTTACACATGGCTTTGGGAGATATGTGGACACTGATACATTTCTCTTCTTGGTAGAGATGCTTACAGAGCTGCCTCTCAAACAGAACATAGAGCCGGTTCCTGACTTGCTCATTGAAAAGCCAAGGGGACAAGaagtttgttttaaaccatCAGGTTTGCAGGGATATGAAGACATTCTTTCACTCTATGGACCAGCGTTGCGTTGCGGGACACGAGCTAAAGTGAGAGTAACTGCTGCTGTCAGCCCTGGGCTGTTTTACTGTCAGATGGCCAATGTGGAATCAGAGCTCTGGGAAATGTCAAAAAAATTAGCTGCATCGTGTGAATGCAGACCTAAAGAAAGTTATCAGATGACTCCAGAGAACCTGGGTTTATTGTCCTCAGCTAAAAGCAAAGATGGGAGATGGTACAGAGGCTTGGTGCAGTTTCTCCCAGGCAGTTCTTGGGTTAGAGTCTTCTTTGTTGACTACGGATTCTTTGAATCAGTCACAGTTGAAAACATCCACAGGTTGGCACCTGAATTGTATTCAACACCCATTATGACATTCCCATGCTCTCTGGCATGCCTGACTGATGAGGATAAGGCCATCAAAACTCAGCAGTTGTGTCTCCTGAAATCAGGCTTACTTGGAGGACTATTACACGTGGAGATCACGACATACGATGAGGAACACCGAGTGTACTGTGTCACTATAATTAGTGCTGAAGATGAAGGTGTGGAAGAACCGGAGCCTGTCAGAACGTGTCCAGTCATGAAGGTTGAGTCAGTTTCTGAGGCTGAAGAGCAGGGTGGCTCCTTGTACCATGAAACAATCATGGGTGAAACACTGGGGCAAACGCTGAAGGTAGAAGAGGTGCAGGTAGACTCTGTGTTTGTGGGCTATGTTGAACATGTCCAAAATCCAAACCATTTCTGGATTAGAACACAAAAACGCAATGAGGAGTTTGAAGAAATGATGTCAAAGATGGCAGAACACTTCCAACATGTGAAGCTGGATGAAGACGTACTGTTAAATCCTAAGCTTGGAACACTGTGCTGTGCAGTTTATGAGGGAGACATGCATTTTTACAGAGGTGTAGTGACAGACACCCTTAAGCACGGAGCTGAAGTTTTGTTCATCGATTTTGGGAACATTGAGAAAGTGCCACACATGTTGATCAAGAATATTCCCGAGTCATTTGCTTGCAAGGCGGCATTTGCCATTTGTTGTACTCTTTCTAATGTTTTTCCTGTTGAGGACATCTGGACAAGTTCAGCCTCTGATTCCTTCAGAAGAGCTGTGTCAAACAAAGCCTTGCTGGTCCATGTCGtacaaatgagaaaaaacaaatttgttgTTGACCTCTTTGAGATGGGAAGTGGGAACAATCAGAGTATTACTGAGCTCCTGGTCTCTTCCAACCAGGCTGAATACATTCCGAAAGGGCACTTGGCCCAAAAAACGACAGAAAAGACAAGGTGCCCCCAAAGTAATGTGAAAACAAACATCACTGAGGATAAGGGGCAATGGAAGGATTGTAAGGAAGAAGAGAAGGCATTGAAAAATGAACCTGAGAAAGGTCAACCTCTTTCTAGCATCAAGCCGTTAAATATCAAGCCTGGGTGTGAGTTGACTGTGCACTGCTCTTATATCAGCTCTCCATCGGATTTGTGGTGCCAGCCTCAAGACATGGTTCCAGCTTTGGATGAACTGATGGATAAAATTCAGCAGTATTATTCAACTCATTGGGTTCCCCTAGAGTCAGGAGATTCATGCTGCATTGCCAAGTCACCTCAAGATGGACGATGGTACAGGGCCTTAATCACTGCAAAACAGAGAGGCAATGCCACAGTAACGTTGGTTGATTATGGGAATACTGTCCAAGTCAGTGAACACATTCTTCAAGCAATAATGccagaatttatttatttggaagGACAAGCTTTCAGGTGCAGCCTTTACAACTTAATTGAACCTGCTGACCCTAAGAACTCTGGGAATTGGAGTCCAGAAGGGTGTAGGTTGCTGAAAGATTTTGTCTTCAGCAGCATTGGAGCTCTAAAGTGTAAAGTTGTCTCCCAGTTATATGTGAAAAACAAGGGGCTGTGCAATGTTGTTGATCTCTACAACAGCCAAACCCAGCAGAGTGTGGCGGATACGTTCACAGAACAAGGCCTGGCAACACAAGTGACGGCGTCAACAAGGCAACAGCAAGAAGTGTTTCCGGAATCCTTTATCTACTCTTCACATGATCTACACCCAGGAAATGAGGAACAAATGTATGTCACCTACGTTAACAGTCAGTGGGAGGTCTACTGCCATCTTGAAAGAAACACCGACATTATTGTTGAGCTTGAGAAGAAAATCTCAGAGGAGAGTAAACACATGATGCAAGTTGATACAAGAGCTGTTGTAAGCAAACTGTGTCTGGCAAAATACTTTGATGGCAAATGGTACCGCGGTGTAGTACATCCTGTTCATTCACCTCTgcatttcagtgtgttttttgtggACTATGGAAACACAAACATATCAGAGAAGACCAAAGTCATGTTCATCCCCAGAGACTCATCAGATTTGTTGTACACACCCATGCAGGCCGTGAGATGTTGTCTCCATTCAGTGTCCAAGAAAGAGGTCTATGCAGATGTTAAGGAGTGGCTCAGTAGTGCAGTTCTCAACAAGCAAGTGAAAGCTGTCATACTTGGAAAGAATGAAGATGGTTCATTTGATGTCGAATTATTTGACGGAGATATGAACATCAATGAGAAGGTGAAGGAGCTCATTCTCAGTTTGTCATGTAAGCCCAAGACTGCTGTTGGATTTGAGATGATCGAAAGAAAACGTAAAACCTCCTGCaaaagagacacaaagtcttCGTTCAAAAGCAAGAGTCATCCTAAAGTGTATTCAAATCTTTCGACACTGTCCACTGTCCACAGAGGtactaaaaagagagaaaacacaaaaagccTTGTTGGTGGGAGAACTCAAAACAATAACACAATAGTAAGAACACAGAATGAGGGCACATTGAACACCCGTGCCTCTGTGAAATCGCAGAACAATCAAGTGAAACAACAAAGACAGGAACAGAAGCAAGCCCGACAGAAAGAGGCAAAAGAAATGCCCCAACTCCTGCCTGACAAGAAGATATGTGCAGGCTTCAGGGCAAAGTGTTTCGTTTCCCACGCAGACTCCATTTACAGCTTTTTTCTTCAGCTGTCAGAGGATGAACCTGCCATCTTGGAAATGGGTGAAGCTCTCAACTCAGGTACCCTCAGAGAATCCTTGAAGATGCCCACAACCATAAGAATCAATGACATTGTTTTGGCTGAGTTTGAGGAGGACGGTGCCCTTTATCGTTCAGTTGTGAAGAACTTTGTAGGCAATTCATGTTTCAAAGTTGAGTTTGTGGACTATGGAAACTCGGCAGTCGTtgagaagaaaaagatctacTCTATACCAAAGGAGCATCTGTCACATCCGAGATTCAGTATACCATGCTCGCTGCTGGATCCAAGTACATTCAGAAATGATGCGTCATTCACTGATGCAGTAATGGAGAAGCCACTGATGGTTGAGTTCATAAAGCAATATGGAACCAAGTGGGACATTAAGATTAAGGTTCTTGATGGAGAAGTGGGCCTTAATGCAGGACCTGTAACTGAAAGGGAGGGTGAGTCTCCTAATTCTGAAGCTAATGAGAAATTGAGGTCCCACAAACAGAATAACCAAAGAGATGAAGCATGCAAGAATGAAATAAGATCTGAAAGAACGACGACTACAGTCAAAGGTGAAACATTCACACCTAAACCACCATCTGTTAAGATGTTagtgatgatgaggatgaaaaCTCGCAGGCGTCGTAGGGTAAGAGTCAAGAGCAGCAAGAGTAAGTCTACAAAGAGATTTGGAGATGCATCCTTTACCCCATCTATTCAAGCCAGAGACTCAGAGAATGGAATGCTTTTGTCGGTCCAGAGTAATGGCTGCTTTTACGTAAGAGTTGTTAGGACCAGTGACTGTCTCACTGCATTGGAAAGTCACATTGCGGATAGCCTGGTCAAGTGCAAGATGGTAGCAAGAGAGGATATCAAACAAGGCCTCAAGTGCTTAGTTCAAGTCCAGAAGGACAACAAGTGGCACAGGGCCATAGTTCAGCACCTGAATGATGAAAATGTCAATGTTTTCCTGGTGGATCACGGAATAACAGTGGAAATCCCAATTGGTTCCATTCGACAGCAGTGTAGTGACCTGTTGAAATTCCCAAACCTCGCAGTGCTGTGCAAGATGAACAATCTTGGGTtcagtgagaaggacgatgattACAGACACTGGTGTGAAACTCTGAAACCCATGATAGGCAAGGAAGTCAAGCTGATTTTTGTGCGTTATTCTGAAGCGGATAGCCTCTGGATGGTTGAAATAATCATAAACAAACTGTTTCTCGGTTTGCATCAAGTTGTGTCACTGCAGCAAAATGAAGAAAAGATCCCACCACCTGGTGTGAGTCAAAATGGAGGCACTGAAAAAGCACCAACCTTGGACACCAGCCCTCCTCAGCAGCTTGCCTTTGCTCCTGTTGAAATTGACATATCATATTCTGGCTTTGCTGCTGCAATTAAGACTCCTTCTGATTTCTGTGTGTCTCTAGAGGATTTGCTTCGAGTTACAAACAAAGTGTCAGCTGAGCTGGATGACCTGCCCAGCCAACTGATACCTCTTCCTGAAGACCACATTGCCCCTGGCACCTGCTGCCTACTGAAATCAGATTCCAGGAAGAAGTGGTGCAGGGCTGAAATCGTCCACGTCAACACCACGGTGGTCCTAAATCTAGTGGATTATGGCCATTATGAATACATGCCATATGACAACTGCTCCAATCTGAAGAAACTTCCAGCCAAGATAACAACCCTCCCAAAGGTCACTTACTCCTGCATCCTGAGAGGTGTGAAGCCAGCTGGATTGGATGATCAGTGGTCTGATGAGGCGGTGATATTCTTCCAGGAATCTTTGTATAAGAAGAACCTCCAGATCTACTTCAGGGAGTTGGTGTCAAACAGACAGTGGAAGGTAGAAATTCTTGTAGATGGCGTCCATGTTGCCAAGGAGCTGGTGGATGCTGGACATGCCAGCTATGTCGATGTCATGCTAGGACTCAG GTTCCTGATCCTTGACAGTGAGGAGCAGTGTGGGCCGGAAGAGCTTCCTGTTGTGAAGCTTGAGcttctaaacaaacaaaatgtttag